The following coding sequences lie in one Bacteroidota bacterium genomic window:
- the hutH gene encoding histidine ammonia-lyase, with protein MHTITTAQLSLQTISEIISGNKKLALSEEAKKNITACRDYLDKKMASQKEPIYGINTGFGSLCNVTIPDADLEKLQQNLVMSHACGTGDEVPSDIVKLMLLLKIQALSYGKSGVQLQTVERLVDFFNNDVLPVIYQQGSLGASGDLAPLAHMCLPLLGLGEVSYKGKKQTAADVLKQLNLKPIALKSKEGLALLNGTQFMSAYGVWCLLQTRKLNSAADVIGAISLEGFDGRMDPFKLHIHTIRPHKGQLKTAENMRKLLEGSEIIKQKKEHVQDPYSFRCIPQVHGASKDAIEYVENVFLTEINSVTDNPTVFPEEDEIISGGNFHGQPLALALDFLAIALAELGSISERRTYQLIAGLRGLPSFLVAKPGLNSGFMIPQYTAASIVSQNKQLCSPASVDSIVSSNGQEDHVSMGSNAATKCYKVVENLNRILAIELFNGTQALEFRKPLKSSVVLQKVVADYRKHVPFVDEDKIMYTEIEKSVQFLKQFSISL; from the coding sequence ATGCACACAATAACAACAGCCCAATTATCCTTACAAACAATTTCTGAAATCATTTCAGGAAACAAAAAGCTTGCTCTTTCTGAAGAAGCAAAAAAGAACATTACCGCTTGTCGCGATTACCTCGATAAAAAAATGGCTTCACAAAAAGAACCGATTTATGGTATCAACACCGGTTTTGGCTCTTTGTGCAATGTCACCATACCGGATGCTGATTTAGAAAAACTACAACAGAATTTAGTAATGTCGCATGCTTGCGGAACAGGGGATGAAGTGCCATCGGATATTGTAAAGCTGATGTTGCTGTTGAAAATTCAAGCTTTGTCGTATGGTAAATCCGGAGTGCAGTTGCAAACGGTTGAGCGCCTGGTCGACTTTTTTAATAACGATGTATTACCGGTTATTTATCAGCAAGGATCCTTAGGTGCTTCCGGAGATTTGGCGCCATTGGCACATATGTGTTTGCCTTTATTGGGATTGGGTGAAGTTTCTTACAAAGGGAAAAAGCAAACCGCAGCAGATGTGTTGAAACAATTAAATTTAAAACCGATTGCTTTAAAATCGAAAGAAGGGTTAGCATTGTTGAACGGAACTCAATTTATGAGCGCCTATGGTGTATGGTGTTTGTTGCAAACTAGAAAATTAAATAGCGCAGCGGATGTCATTGGTGCGATTTCCTTAGAAGGATTTGATGGACGAATGGATCCATTCAAATTACACATTCATACCATTCGTCCGCATAAAGGACAATTAAAAACTGCGGAGAACATGCGCAAGTTGTTGGAAGGAAGTGAAATTATCAAACAGAAAAAAGAACACGTACAAGATCCTTACTCTTTTCGTTGTATTCCTCAAGTGCATGGCGCTTCCAAAGATGCGATTGAATATGTGGAAAATGTTTTCTTGACAGAAATAAATTCTGTGACCGACAATCCAACTGTTTTTCCGGAGGAGGATGAAATTATTTCAGGCGGAAATTTCCATGGACAGCCGTTGGCATTGGCCTTGGATTTTTTAGCGATTGCGTTAGCTGAACTTGGAAGTATTTCCGAAAGAAGAACCTATCAGTTGATTGCAGGTTTACGCGGCTTGCCATCGTTCTTGGTTGCAAAACCGGGATTAAATTCCGGATTTATGATTCCGCAATACACAGCAGCAAGTATTGTTAGTCAGAATAAACAATTGTGCTCTCCGGCATCGGTTGATTCGATTGTAAGTTCAAACGGACAAGAAGATCATGTATCGATGGGTTCGAATGCAGCTACAAAATGTTATAAGGTAGTTGAAAATCTGAATCGAATTTTGGCGATTGAATTGTTCAACGGTACGCAGGCATTGGAATTCAGAAAGCCACTTAAATCCTCTGTTGTATTGCAAAAAGTTGTTGCTGATTATAGAAAACATGTTCCTTTTGTTGATGAAGATAAAATCATGTACACAGAAATTGAAAAGAGTGTTCAATTTTTGAAACAGTTCAGTATAAGTTTGTAA
- the ettA gene encoding energy-dependent translational throttle protein EttA, whose amino-acid sequence MSEGRQIIFSMVNVSRTLPAGKTILKDIYLSFYYGAKIGILGLNGSGKSTLLKIIAGVEKNYQGEIHFSPGYKIGMLEQEPQLDETKTVIEIVREGAAEHVNILKEYEEVNNKFAEEMSAEDMDKLINRQAKLQDLIDQFDLWNLDNRLEQAMEALRCPESDAPVKNLSGGERRRVALCRLLIQEPEILLLDEPTNHLDAESVDWLEQHLQNYKGTVIAVTHDRYFLDNVAGWILELDRGEGIPWKGNYSEWLDQKQKRLAQEEKTESKRQKTLLRELDWVRQGAKGRQTKSKARLQNYEKMLGVDAKATEEKLELFIPNGPRLGNEVIEAIEVSKAFGDKLLYEHLNFKLPPAGIVGIIGPNGAGKTTLFRMIMGEETPDHGEFKVGSTVKIAYVDQSHAEIDPEKTIYEVLTGGADNIVIGGQTLNSRAYVSKFNFNGSDQGKKCGILSGGERNSLHLAMTLKKEANVLLLDEPTNDLDVNTLRALEEGLDSYAGCAVIISHDRWFLDRVCTHILAFEGDSTVYYFEGGYSEYEENKKKRLGNVEPKRVRYKKLTV is encoded by the coding sequence ATGTCAGAAGGCAGACAAATTATTTTTTCGATGGTGAACGTGAGTCGCACGTTACCTGCAGGTAAAACTATTTTAAAAGATATTTATTTATCTTTTTACTACGGAGCAAAGATTGGTATTCTCGGATTAAACGGTTCGGGTAAGTCCACGTTGCTTAAAATTATTGCCGGAGTTGAAAAAAACTACCAAGGTGAAATTCATTTCTCTCCCGGATATAAAATCGGGATGTTGGAGCAAGAGCCGCAATTGGATGAAACAAAAACAGTTATAGAAATTGTTCGCGAAGGTGCTGCAGAACATGTAAATATTTTAAAAGAATACGAGGAAGTAAACAATAAGTTTGCAGAAGAAATGTCGGCAGAAGACATGGATAAGTTGATTAATCGTCAGGCTAAATTGCAAGATTTGATTGATCAGTTTGATTTGTGGAACTTGGATAATCGTTTGGAGCAAGCGATGGAAGCATTGCGCTGTCCGGAAAGTGATGCACCCGTTAAAAATTTATCAGGAGGGGAACGCAGACGTGTTGCATTATGTCGTTTGTTGATTCAAGAACCTGAAATATTATTATTAGATGAGCCTACCAATCACTTGGATGCAGAATCGGTTGATTGGTTGGAGCAACATTTACAAAACTATAAAGGAACTGTAATTGCAGTAACCCACGATCGTTATTTCTTAGACAATGTAGCGGGATGGATTTTGGAATTGGATAGAGGTGAAGGTATTCCTTGGAAAGGAAATTATTCGGAGTGGTTGGATCAAAAACAAAAGCGTTTAGCACAAGAAGAAAAAACAGAAAGCAAGCGCCAGAAAACATTATTGCGCGAGTTGGATTGGGTACGTCAAGGTGCAAAAGGTCGTCAGACAAAATCAAAAGCACGTTTACAGAACTATGAAAAAATGTTGGGTGTGGATGCAAAAGCGACCGAAGAAAAATTGGAATTGTTTATTCCGAATGGTCCGCGTTTAGGAAATGAAGTGATTGAAGCCATTGAAGTATCTAAAGCATTTGGTGATAAATTATTATACGAGCATTTAAATTTTAAATTGCCTCCTGCCGGAATCGTTGGTATTATTGGCCCGAATGGTGCAGGTAAAACAACTTTGTTCCGTATGATTATGGGTGAAGAAACTCCGGATCATGGAGAGTTTAAAGTGGGTTCAACCGTAAAAATTGCCTATGTGGATCAGTCGCATGCTGAAATTGATCCTGAGAAAACAATCTATGAAGTATTAACCGGTGGAGCAGATAATATTGTGATTGGTGGACAAACATTGAATTCTAGAGCATACGTTTCCAAGTTTAATTTTAATGGTTCTGATCAAGGAAAAAAATGTGGTATTCTTTCCGGTGGTGAACGTAATAGCTTGCATTTAGCAATGACCTTGAAAAAAGAGGCCAATGTATTGTTACTGGATGAGCCTACCAACGATTTGGATGTGAACACACTTCGAGCGTTGGAAGAAGGTTTGGACAGTTATGCAGGTTGTGCTGTAATTATTTCCCACGATCGTTGGTTCTTGGATAGAGTTTGTACACATATTCTTGCCTTTGAAGGCGATTCAACCGTTTATTATTTTGAAGGTGGTTATTCTGAATATGAAGAGAATAAGAAAAAACGTTTAGGAAATGTTGAACCGAAACGTGTACGTTATAAGAAATTAACGGTTTAG
- the hisS gene encoding histidine--tRNA ligase yields MAQKPSIPKGTRDFSPQEMVRRNYIFDTIKKVFQRYGYLPIETPAMENLSTLMGKYGEEGDKLIFKILDSGEYFDSFKRKELKLNDENENIFELKLEESVDFSNYLNKEFYPENQAYLNEIQERLKKGVENDESNKIKEKLQEFQRKMDSVKEKTLLYFQEILEKKEKLLNFQQKINDLKSSELTKYISEKALKYDLTVPFARYVVQHQNEITFPFKRYQIQPVWRADKPQKGRYREFYQCDADVIGSNSLINEVELVQMIDDVFTRLKVKVVIKINNRKILQGLGIAIGEENRIVDITVALDKYDKIGEKIYDELREKGFSEESISKLKLFVDEFRPLDDNNKVPYLKTKFKDIPQGLIGVEEVLAITDRLKLLNKELGNPQYSSVELDLTLARGLNYYTGAIFEVQVNDPRSQFTSSICGGGRYDDLTGIFGLPNMSGVGISFGADRIYDVLNELNLYPDTVSASTKLLFVAFNEKDQSDMLPLLAKVRKAGINSEIYPNVKADAKKQFTYGESKNIPFVVSTKEGVLTLKNIVSGEREEISIEKIIEKLK; encoded by the coding sequence ATGGCACAAAAACCATCCATACCCAAAGGCACCCGCGATTTTTCACCACAAGAAATGGTGAGACGAAATTATATTTTTGATACCATTAAAAAAGTGTTTCAGCGTTATGGCTATTTGCCAATTGAAACACCTGCAATGGAAAACCTTTCTACCCTTATGGGTAAATACGGTGAAGAAGGGGATAAGTTGATTTTTAAAATTTTAGATTCTGGAGAGTATTTCGATTCTTTCAAGAGGAAGGAATTAAAATTGAATGATGAAAATGAAAACATCTTCGAATTAAAACTAGAAGAGTCTGTTGATTTTAGTAATTATTTGAATAAGGAATTCTACCCTGAAAATCAAGCATATTTGAACGAAATTCAAGAGCGATTAAAAAAAGGAGTTGAGAATGATGAATCAAATAAAATAAAAGAAAAGCTTCAGGAGTTTCAACGTAAGATGGATTCTGTTAAAGAAAAAACTTTGTTGTATTTCCAAGAGATATTAGAAAAAAAGGAAAAATTATTAAATTTTCAACAAAAAATTAATGATTTAAAATCAAGTGAATTGACAAAGTACATTTCAGAAAAGGCACTTAAATACGATTTAACAGTACCCTTTGCACGTTACGTTGTTCAACACCAAAATGAAATTACTTTTCCGTTCAAGCGCTATCAAATTCAACCTGTTTGGAGAGCAGACAAGCCACAAAAAGGTCGTTACAGAGAATTTTACCAATGTGATGCGGATGTTATTGGTAGCAATTCCTTGATTAATGAAGTGGAATTGGTGCAGATGATTGATGATGTGTTTACGAGATTAAAAGTTAAAGTTGTAATTAAAATAAATAATAGAAAAATACTCCAAGGGCTTGGAATTGCAATTGGTGAAGAAAATAGAATTGTAGATATAACGGTTGCCTTGGATAAATATGATAAGATAGGTGAAAAAATTTATGATGAATTAAGAGAAAAAGGATTTTCTGAAGAGTCAATTTCAAAATTAAAACTATTTGTAGATGAATTTCGACCACTAGATGACAATAATAAAGTTCCGTATTTAAAAACAAAATTTAAGGATATTCCTCAAGGATTAATTGGTGTTGAAGAAGTTTTAGCAATTACTGATCGTTTAAAGCTCTTGAATAAAGAATTAGGAAATCCTCAATATTCTAGTGTTGAGTTAGATTTAACTTTAGCCCGAGGATTAAATTATTATACAGGAGCAATATTTGAGGTTCAAGTTAATGACCCTCGCTCGCAATTCACCAGCAGCATCTGTGGTGGCGGTCGTTACGATGATTTAACCGGAATATTCGGATTGCCAAATATGAGTGGTGTTGGAATTTCGTTTGGGGCAGATCGGATTTATGATGTGCTAAACGAATTGAATTTATATCCGGATACGGTTTCTGCATCTACAAAATTATTGTTTGTTGCTTTTAATGAAAAAGACCAGAGTGATATGCTTCCTTTATTAGCAAAGGTTCGTAAGGCAGGCATCAATTCTGAAATTTATCCAAATGTAAAAGCAGATGCGAAAAAACAGTTCACCTATGGTGAATCAAAAAATATTCCTTTTGTTGTTTCAACGAAAGAGGGTGTTTTGACCTTGAAGAATATAGTTAGTGGTGAAAGAGAAGAAATAAGCATTGAAAAAATTATAGAAAAATTAAAATAA
- a CDS encoding alkaline phosphatase D family protein encodes MRSFLFLFFAIFFSSAYSQNEVKYLWSGALTFKSVKVNAKMTDSSSAVQLVVSQDSLFSFPDYSILYSVGASTNYMVSLEINGLNPQTKYFYAIQSDGIIDTSAEDIGSFTTFANGPFSYSFVIGSCGINSNHRVFDAMRNLAPNFYLNMGDLHYQNPNSGININIHRLPYENSVLSKPRLAKFLKQTPIAYVWDDHDYCGNDSDSSYAGKVNARKVYHEYVPHYPLAFGSDTTSPIAQSFTVGRIHFILTDLRSERYPGHIMKASQRAWFESECLYARDHNLMIAWMSTYSWSGVGTDNWAAFSLERTSINDFLYCNNIQNLFILSGDAHMLAIDNGTHANFSTNTCPAYNYPIFQAAALNQNGSFKGGIYSEGGYFMNPNNTFGQFGRVIVSDESTSLDSICIDFEGYRIDSSGASLSLINSYHFCRYLPPMTTTSLEEKKNAIVSIQPNPSQNLNVIFYEKTILGSIQIFSVSGELVFSKNINETVDEYHIPLNLKAGSYIVQFDTNKGSFKKQWIKL; translated from the coding sequence ATGCGCAGTTTTTTATTCCTTTTTTTTGCCATTTTCTTTTCATCTGCATATTCACAAAACGAAGTGAAATATTTGTGGTCGGGAGCACTTACATTTAAATCAGTAAAGGTAAATGCTAAGATGACGGATAGCTCTTCTGCTGTGCAATTGGTGGTTTCTCAAGATAGTTTGTTTTCATTTCCTGATTATTCTATACTTTATTCTGTAGGTGCATCCACCAATTATATGGTGTCATTAGAAATAAATGGTTTGAATCCTCAAACAAAATATTTTTATGCAATTCAGTCGGATGGTATTATTGATACTAGTGCAGAAGATATCGGCAGTTTTACTACGTTTGCGAATGGGCCATTTTCCTATTCGTTTGTTATTGGGTCATGTGGAATCAATTCAAATCACCGTGTGTTTGATGCCATGAGAAATTTGGCTCCGAATTTCTATTTAAATATGGGCGATCTTCATTATCAAAATCCGAACAGCGGAATAAATATTAATATACATCGTTTGCCCTATGAGAACAGCGTTCTTTCTAAACCACGCTTGGCAAAATTTTTAAAACAAACCCCTATCGCATATGTTTGGGATGATCACGACTATTGTGGAAATGATTCAGATAGTTCGTATGCTGGGAAAGTTAATGCAAGAAAGGTATACCATGAATATGTTCCTCATTATCCATTAGCTTTTGGTTCAGATACCACCAGCCCCATTGCTCAATCTTTTACCGTTGGCAGGATTCATTTTATTTTAACTGATTTAAGATCGGAAAGATATCCCGGACATATCATGAAAGCATCACAACGTGCCTGGTTTGAAAGTGAATGTTTGTATGCCAGAGACCACAATTTAATGATTGCCTGGATGAGCACCTATTCTTGGAGTGGTGTAGGGACAGATAATTGGGCTGCTTTTTCTCTTGAGCGAACATCCATTAATGATTTTTTGTATTGTAACAACATTCAAAATTTATTTATTTTATCGGGTGATGCACACATGTTGGCCATTGATAATGGAACACATGCAAACTTTTCTACGAATACGTGTCCCGCTTACAATTATCCTATTTTTCAAGCAGCCGCTTTAAATCAAAATGGTTCATTCAAAGGTGGAATTTACAGCGAAGGCGGATATTTTATGAACCCTAACAACACTTTTGGACAATTCGGAAGAGTGATTGTTTCTGATGAAAGCACTAGTTTGGATAGCATTTGTATTGATTTTGAAGGTTATCGGATCGATAGCAGTGGTGCCTCGCTCTCGTTAATAAACTCCTATCATTTTTGCAGATATTTACCACCAATGACTACAACTTCTTTGGAAGAAAAGAAAAACGCAATCGTGTCCATTCAGCCGAATCCCTCGCAAAATTTGAATGTGATTTTTTATGAAAAAACAATTTTAGGAAGTATTCAAATTTTTTCTGTGTCAGGAGAATTAGTGTTTTCTAAAAACATAAATGAAACAGTTGATGAATATCATATTCCTCTTAATTTAAAGGCAGGAAGCTATATTGTACAATTTGATACGAATAAAGGAAGTTTTAAAAAACAATGGATAAAATTATAA
- a CDS encoding S8 family peptidase, which yields MKKTYSFFFALLIFSINAFAQGKMNLALALKNNPASTEIIDIFIKGDILTIQQLCANVNGKVNYFSGDIAAIKIPAASLSTFALHPKIERLEAFPPHYKPMNDTMLLHNNVGPVHSGTTPLTQGYNGNGVVIGIIDTGIDFSHPDLRDSVGNTRIKYLWDERLPVAANTPSYGYGQEWDNIGIDGGLAAASTDIDWNGHGTHVAGIAAGNGLASGNYKGVAPKADIVMVVYDFYTYNPTSMTDAVDYIYSKANLLGKPCVINASLGSYLGSHDGLDLEAQLIKNMITAQPGRAFVASAGNAGDVDYHLGYTVTSDTNFTFFQGSSGVNIGIYADTADFNNVDFAIGVDQLSPTHSLRGTTPFSDISTHLFVLKNDTIYNAGNRIGIVQSYGSLIGGVYSMEFNILSDSIGYVWRLITTGSGKFDVWDFNIISSGLPSMATMPDSMNYKFPDLNQTICSGFQCLNEVITVGNYTNRKSVLNYNSVLYVDPFRTPGQRHPNSSSGPTRDGRIKPDIAAPGDFTMSCSLLSNLPLDAVTYPDYYDPGGYHTRGGGTSASGPGVAGIAALYLQKNPTANAMDVKNAIINCATVDGFTGAVPNNQYGYGKANAFTALTGCLVTDVEEGSESTFNIYPNPTLSGTDIQIEFQDLSANPNSTLIIYNSIGQVIATEQIKDSSVQLKAFAPGIYFCKLVSEGRIIATQKMIIL from the coding sequence ATGAAAAAAACATACTCCTTCTTTTTCGCTTTATTGATTTTTTCAATCAATGCATTTGCTCAAGGCAAAATGAATCTTGCACTGGCATTAAAAAACAATCCCGCTTCCACTGAAATTATTGACATTTTTATAAAAGGAGACATTTTAACCATTCAGCAACTTTGTGCCAACGTTAACGGAAAAGTCAACTATTTTTCAGGCGATATTGCCGCTATAAAAATTCCAGCAGCTTCGCTTTCAACATTTGCACTTCATCCTAAAATTGAGCGACTGGAAGCATTTCCTCCCCACTATAAACCGATGAACGACACCATGCTTTTGCACAACAATGTTGGTCCGGTTCACTCCGGTACAACGCCTTTGACACAAGGTTATAACGGCAACGGAGTGGTAATTGGAATTATTGATACAGGTATTGATTTTTCGCATCCCGATTTAAGAGATAGTGTTGGGAATACCCGCATCAAATATCTTTGGGATGAGCGATTGCCCGTTGCTGCTAATACACCAAGTTATGGATACGGACAAGAATGGGATAACATTGGAATAGATGGTGGACTGGCTGCTGCATCTACAGATATCGACTGGAATGGACATGGAACACATGTTGCCGGAATTGCTGCAGGAAATGGATTGGCAAGTGGAAACTATAAAGGTGTTGCACCCAAAGCAGACATTGTAATGGTGGTTTATGATTTTTATACCTATAATCCAACGTCTATGACGGATGCGGTTGACTATATTTATTCAAAAGCCAATCTATTGGGCAAACCTTGTGTGATTAATGCCAGTTTAGGAAGCTATTTAGGCTCGCATGATGGTTTAGATTTGGAAGCACAATTGATTAAAAATATGATTACGGCTCAACCCGGAAGAGCATTTGTGGCTTCTGCCGGAAACGCAGGTGATGTCGACTATCATTTGGGATATACAGTAACAAGTGATACCAACTTTACATTTTTTCAAGGCAGCAGTGGCGTAAACATTGGTATTTATGCGGATACAGCCGACTTCAACAACGTAGATTTTGCAATTGGTGTTGACCAACTAAGCCCGACACATTCTTTACGTGGCACAACACCATTTTCAGACATTTCGACACATTTGTTTGTATTAAAAAACGACACAATATATAATGCAGGGAACAGAATTGGAATTGTACAATCCTATGGGAGTTTAATAGGAGGAGTTTACTCAATGGAATTCAACATTCTCTCCGACTCCATCGGTTATGTTTGGCGATTAATCACTACCGGAAGTGGAAAATTTGATGTTTGGGATTTTAATATAATCAGTAGCGGATTGCCTTCTATGGCAACGATGCCCGACAGCATGAATTATAAATTCCCGGATTTAAATCAAACCATTTGCTCCGGTTTTCAATGTTTAAACGAAGTAATCACCGTAGGAAATTATACCAATAGAAAAAGTGTGTTGAATTACAACAGTGTACTTTATGTTGATCCGTTTCGAACTCCCGGACAGCGCCATCCGAACTCGAGCTCCGGGCCGACACGCGATGGACGAATCAAACCAGACATTGCAGCACCTGGAGATTTCACCATGTCGTGCTCCTTATTATCTAATTTACCGTTGGATGCCGTTACTTACCCCGACTATTACGATCCGGGCGGATATCATACACGGGGTGGAGGAACATCTGCCTCCGGCCCAGGTGTAGCAGGAATTGCTGCTTTGTATTTACAAAAAAATCCCACAGCCAACGCCATGGATGTAAAAAATGCCATAATCAATTGCGCAACAGTTGATGGATTTACAGGAGCTGTGCCAAACAACCAATACGGTTATGGAAAAGCAAATGCGTTTACAGCCTTGACAGGATGCCTTGTAACGGATGTTGAAGAAGGTAGCGAAAGCACTTTTAATATTTACCCCAACCCAACGCTATCTGGAACGGATATTCAGATAGAATTTCAAGACCTATCAGCAAACCCGAATTCAACTTTAATAATATACAACTCAATTGGACAAGTAATTGCTACAGAACAAATCAAGGATTCATCTGTTCAATTAAAAGCATTCGCTCCCGGAATTTATTTTTGCAAATTAGTTTCCGAAGGAAGAATCATCGCTACACAAAAAATGATAATTTTGTAG
- a CDS encoding S46 family peptidase has product MTKKITLLLLTFQLLTANFIKADEGMWLPMLLKDNYEQMVKAGLKLTPEQLYDINNASLKDAIVWFNGGCTSEIISEKGLLLTNHHCGYEAIANHSTAADNILDNGFWAKNYAEEKVNKNLFASILVRMEDVSDKVNKALAGDASEAKKQEVFKNLVADATKDTHYEGLVRSFFRDNAYYLFVFEKFTDVRLVAAPPQSIGKFGGETDNWMWPRHTGDFSMFRIYADKDNKPAKYAADNVPYRPKKFLSISIKGVEEGDFTMVYGFPGKTNRYETSYGIELATDKINPAIVALRDIRLTAWKEQMDKSDSTRLLMSAQYARISNYWKYFIGQTEQLKRLKVYEEKKETEKQFNTWAKGKAEYESIFPNYEKAYADYNNYALHSTYMREGISGCGILAAALNYSALEKALTTDSKNADNVKKATDRILAFNANFYKSFNRESEQKILAKIIQMYYENIPANQQPAYMAEVLKKYKGKTNTETFEKFAKAVFAKSIMTTSASASKFLEKPDAKKLQKDPAYAFVMACYNNYNTNIDAHIETFNAINTTEGSKYIKGLMAMQPSKKFYPDANGTLRLTYGSAKSYSPKDAAHFNFYTTLNGIMEKDNPNDFSFNVPSKLKELYKSKDYGRYADKNGDIRVAFISNNDITGGNSGSPVLNANGELVGLAFDGNWEAMSGDIYFDSKYKRTISNDIRYVLFLIEKYGGATNLINEMKIVN; this is encoded by the coding sequence ATGACTAAAAAAATCACGTTACTGCTTTTAACTTTTCAACTTTTAACGGCTAACTTCATAAAGGCGGATGAAGGAATGTGGCTGCCAATGCTTTTAAAAGACAATTATGAGCAAATGGTAAAAGCCGGCTTAAAACTTACTCCGGAACAATTGTACGACATCAACAATGCGAGTTTAAAAGATGCGATTGTTTGGTTCAACGGAGGTTGTACATCTGAAATTATATCTGAAAAAGGATTATTGCTTACTAACCACCACTGCGGTTACGAAGCCATTGCAAATCATAGTACTGCTGCTGACAACATTCTTGACAATGGATTTTGGGCAAAAAATTATGCAGAAGAAAAAGTAAACAAGAACTTATTTGCTTCAATCCTTGTTCGGATGGAAGACGTGTCCGACAAAGTAAACAAGGCACTTGCAGGTGATGCTAGTGAGGCAAAAAAACAAGAGGTATTTAAAAATTTAGTGGCGGATGCAACAAAAGACACACATTACGAAGGTCTTGTGCGTTCGTTCTTCAGAGACAATGCCTATTATTTATTTGTGTTTGAAAAATTCACAGATGTTCGTTTAGTGGCGGCTCCTCCTCAATCCATTGGGAAATTTGGTGGCGAAACCGACAATTGGATGTGGCCACGCCATACCGGAGATTTTTCTATGTTCCGCATCTATGCAGACAAAGACAACAAACCTGCAAAATATGCAGCAGACAATGTACCTTACAGACCGAAAAAATTCTTAAGCATTTCTATTAAAGGTGTTGAAGAAGGCGATTTCACAATGGTTTATGGATTCCCAGGAAAAACTAACCGCTATGAAACTTCTTATGGTATTGAATTGGCAACCGACAAAATCAATCCTGCTATTGTTGCTTTGCGCGACATTCGCTTAACAGCCTGGAAAGAACAAATGGATAAAAGTGATAGCACTCGTTTGTTAATGTCGGCTCAATATGCACGTATTTCGAATTATTGGAAATATTTCATCGGACAAACAGAACAGTTGAAACGATTGAAAGTATACGAAGAGAAAAAAGAAACCGAAAAGCAATTCAATACTTGGGCAAAAGGAAAAGCGGAATACGAAAGCATCTTCCCTAATTATGAAAAAGCGTATGCGGATTACAACAACTATGCACTGCACTCAACATACATGAGAGAAGGCATTTCCGGCTGCGGAATTTTGGCTGCCGCCCTCAACTACTCTGCCTTAGAAAAAGCATTGACAACGGATTCAAAAAATGCGGATAATGTAAAAAAAGCTACAGACCGCATCCTTGCATTCAATGCAAACTTTTACAAATCGTTTAACAGAGAATCAGAGCAAAAGATTTTGGCGAAAATTATTCAGATGTATTATGAAAATATTCCGGCAAATCAACAACCAGCCTACATGGCCGAAGTATTAAAAAAATACAAAGGAAAAACGAATACCGAAACATTTGAAAAATTTGCCAAAGCTGTTTTCGCGAAAAGTATCATGACCACATCCGCATCGGCATCTAAATTCCTAGAAAAACCGGATGCTAAAAAATTACAAAAAGATCCTGCGTATGCTTTTGTGATGGCTTGTTACAATAACTATAATACTAACATTGATGCACACATCGAAACGTTTAACGCGATCAATACAACCGAAGGAAGTAAGTATATCAAAGGATTGATGGCAATGCAACCGAGCAAGAAATTTTATCCGGATGCTAACGGAACATTGCGTTTAACCTATGGTAGTGCAAAATCATATTCACCAAAAGATGCTGCACACTTTAATTTCTATACAACATTAAACGGAATCATGGAAAAAGACAATCCAAACGATTTCAGCTTTAATGTTCCATCCAAATTAAAAGAGCTTTATAAAAGCAAGGACTATGGAAGATATGCTGATAAAAATGGTGATATCCGTGTTGCCTTTATCAGCAACAACGACATCACCGGAGGTAATTCTGGCAGTCCGGTTTTAAATGCAAATGGTGAATTAGTTGGACTTGCTTTTGATGGTAATTGGGAAGCGATGAGCGGAGATATTTATTTCGACAGTAAATACAAACGTACTATCAGCAATGACATTCGTTATGTTTTATTCTTGATTGAAAAATATGGCGGAGCAACCAATTTGATTAACGAAATGAAGATTGTAAATTAG